A genomic window from Sulfurimonas sp. hsl 1-7 includes:
- the pelG gene encoding exopolysaccharide Pel transporter PelG, translating to MAGIGFELRKILREDRLLSLGKVYGYSAILSSGPWVISIVAIILVGFINLSHFGEVKDAFRFQVVITYAIALASSLIITGILQLPFTRYIADLIFRNKDDEILPSYFGAIFLAWGLGLIFIVPLYIWVFSDMPPSFIVGTVLTFLVLCGVWISSILAASLKYYSQVVWAYLLSYTFIVAVSYAYGSSIEMLVYIFFTGNAILFTILMSLIIKSYPSTIFMKLNFFLDHNFYWTLGIAGLSYNLGAWIDKFIFWYHPATGHAIIGKLHASVVYDMPIFLAYLSILPGMAIFFFRLEADFAEKYDLYYDAVRSGGTLGLIKKYKNDMTSIVRHAIHEIIMVQGIVDIILFLTADKLFAALNISTLYLGLFYILTIGAMLQLAFMSILAILYYLDRKKAAMWLSISFFVLNGLLTYLSINMGTTMFGYGYTISLLIVFTLGVLVIREEMNRLNYETFMLQ from the coding sequence ATGGCGGGCATTGGATTTGAACTTAGAAAAATACTGCGTGAAGACAGACTTCTTTCACTCGGTAAAGTATATGGATATTCGGCAATACTCAGCTCAGGGCCTTGGGTTATATCGATTGTAGCGATTATTCTGGTAGGTTTTATCAATCTTTCACACTTTGGTGAAGTAAAAGATGCCTTTAGATTTCAAGTCGTTATCACCTATGCTATTGCTTTGGCATCAAGTTTAATAATTACGGGGATTTTACAGCTCCCTTTTACAAGGTATATTGCCGATCTGATCTTTAGAAATAAAGATGATGAGATCTTACCATCTTACTTCGGTGCTATCTTTTTAGCGTGGGGGCTTGGTCTTATCTTTATAGTTCCGCTTTATATCTGGGTATTTAGCGATATGCCCCCTTCATTTATTGTCGGTACCGTACTTACTTTCTTAGTACTTTGCGGGGTCTGGATTTCAAGTATATTGGCTGCGAGTTTAAAATACTATTCACAAGTTGTTTGGGCATACCTTCTTTCGTATACTTTTATCGTTGCAGTATCATATGCATACGGAAGCTCTATCGAGATGCTTGTATATATCTTTTTTACCGGGAATGCGATCCTTTTTACGATACTTATGAGCTTAATTATTAAGAGCTATCCATCTACAATCTTTATGAAACTAAACTTCTTTTTAGATCATAACTTTTACTGGACACTTGGAATTGCAGGTCTAAGTTACAACCTTGGTGCATGGATCGATAAATTTATCTTTTGGTACCATCCTGCAACGGGACATGCTATTATCGGAAAACTTCACGCCTCTGTAGTTTACGATATGCCGATCTTCTTGGCATATTTATCTATCTTACCGGGTATGGCTATCTTTTTCTTTAGACTCGAAGCCGATTTTGCAGAAAAGTATGATCTCTACTATGATGCGGTTAGAAGCGGCGGGACTTTAGGTCTTATCAAAAAATATAAAAACGATATGACCTCAATCGTAAGACATGCGATCCATGAGATTATTATGGTGCAGGGTATTGTTGATATTATCTTGTTTTTAACTGCAGATAAACTCTTTGCGGCACTAAATATCTCTACACTTTATCTTGGATTATTTTATATCTTAACAATTGGAGCTATGTTACAGTTGGCATTTATGTCTATTTTGGCTATATTGTATTATCTTGATCGTAAAAAAGCTGCTATGTGGCTCTCTATCTCGTTTTTTGTTCTAAACGGGCTTTTGACATACTTATCGATCAACATGGGCACGACTATGTTTGGATACGGATATACGATATCTCTTTTAATTGTCTTTACTCTCGGTGTATTAGTTATTCGAGAAGAGATGAATAGGTTGAATTATGAAACATTTATGTTACAGTAA
- a CDS encoding polysaccharide deacetylase family protein, with protein MKHLCYSKIILTFFLFIATAYGSVNDKSAIVYLGKDISYPMVGIHDYIIVDPVKTNVYTHGFEVYNNKIYAKVNISNSSTIQELLDHVTRLSKSGYKNFFFDVQKPIYQKNLTLFLNKFRSTKTVQDAQVIIHLDDQELLSSISKYIDTLLVYNASKDPKLENNIKFYKNLSDDIIDVEILSSNNIEQLKHLGFIPYITTPSMDNYGKSSKNAIKREILTLVNESIEDRKELSASRYGALPLEYNGYIQKLYNIQNSLPDPEHMGQYAGVVIWLSIGYKDSVKLVTWIKEIQSQNIPVVFAYDFGFNSSNTFLQQLGISAMDAKADATKTIVHKDKMMDYEIKVPLNQDRFYIKPPAGSKALLTYKDNYGLTSTPAAITPWGGYALGDSFFIELDGENLWSIDPFMFFKEALRLKDLPVPDTTTENGSRLFFTHMDGDGILNGVEFNPEFISGDIIYSEILKKYKFPHSVSLIGAEIMPDGLYPKESKRLLQLSKKIYALDNVEPATHTFTHPFFWGKIKDDQLDEKYRLQAPGYTFSTAYETLGMLDFIQDKLIGKNSDKKANLVFWSGDCNPRTDALEYLAKHNILNINGGDTTINNANPWLTRVAPLGLERDGYYQIYTGAENENVFTKDWMGPYWGFKKVVQTFELTNSPKRLKPIDVYYHFYSASKKASLNAVRYVFDWVMQQKDIMPIYTSQYIPKAMDFWTASIAYEEGVWLYDGMRDLKTLRVEKKDATVALNDSQTILGVKHFENHTYIALDPHIKHSFKLNGAAVDNTAYLISSNGEVTEYINNKNSKRYKFNANVPLEIKLHIPNNCVVNAIPESSVEKLENKETILKYKSNKKATIDVRCQ; from the coding sequence ATGAAACATTTATGTTACAGTAAAATTATCCTTACTTTTTTCCTTTTTATAGCTACTGCCTATGGTTCGGTAAATGACAAAAGTGCCATAGTGTATCTTGGAAAAGATATCTCCTATCCTATGGTCGGTATCCATGACTATATCATCGTAGATCCTGTAAAAACTAATGTTTATACACATGGTTTTGAGGTATATAACAATAAAATCTATGCAAAAGTAAACATTAGTAATTCCAGTACCATTCAAGAGCTACTAGATCATGTTACACGTCTCTCAAAGAGTGGATATAAAAACTTCTTTTTTGACGTTCAAAAGCCGATTTATCAAAAAAATCTAACGCTGTTTTTAAACAAATTCAGATCGACAAAAACAGTTCAAGATGCACAGGTAATTATCCATTTAGATGATCAAGAGCTTCTTAGCTCTATCTCTAAGTATATTGATACTTTACTTGTATATAACGCTTCTAAAGACCCAAAACTTGAAAATAACATCAAGTTCTATAAAAACCTGAGTGATGACATTATTGATGTTGAGATTCTCTCATCGAATAATATAGAGCAACTCAAACATTTAGGGTTTATCCCCTATATTACAACACCAAGTATGGATAACTACGGAAAATCATCGAAAAATGCGATTAAAAGAGAGATCTTGACGCTTGTAAATGAGAGTATTGAAGATCGTAAAGAGTTATCTGCAAGCCGTTACGGAGCTTTACCTTTAGAGTATAACGGGTATATTCAGAAGCTCTATAATATCCAAAATTCACTTCCGGATCCTGAGCATATGGGTCAATATGCAGGTGTAGTGATTTGGTTAAGCATAGGATATAAAGACTCTGTAAAATTGGTAACTTGGATAAAAGAGATCCAGTCACAAAATATCCCTGTTGTATTTGCATACGATTTTGGTTTTAATTCATCAAATACATTCTTACAACAGCTAGGTATTAGTGCAATGGATGCAAAGGCGGATGCTACAAAAACTATAGTCCACAAAGATAAAATGATGGACTATGAGATAAAAGTACCGCTGAACCAAGATAGATTTTACATCAAACCGCCGGCAGGTTCTAAAGCACTTTTAACATATAAGGACAATTACGGACTCACCTCAACACCTGCAGCGATTACGCCATGGGGCGGGTATGCACTCGGTGATTCATTTTTTATAGAGCTCGACGGAGAAAACCTATGGAGCATCGATCCATTTATGTTTTTTAAAGAGGCTCTGCGTTTAAAAGATTTACCCGTACCCGATACGACTACAGAAAACGGTAGCAGACTCTTTTTTACACATATGGACGGTGACGGTATTTTAAACGGTGTTGAGTTTAATCCTGAGTTTATATCCGGTGATATTATCTATAGTGAGATACTCAAAAAATATAAATTCCCACACTCCGTATCTCTTATCGGTGCAGAGATTATGCCAGATGGTCTCTATCCAAAAGAATCAAAAAGGCTGTTACAACTAAGTAAAAAAATCTATGCCTTAGATAATGTCGAACCTGCGACACACACCTTTACTCACCCGTTTTTCTGGGGAAAAATAAAAGATGATCAACTCGATGAAAAATATAGACTTCAGGCACCTGGATATACTTTTTCAACAGCGTATGAGACATTAGGAATGCTTGATTTTATTCAAGATAAACTGATTGGTAAAAATTCAGATAAAAAAGCAAATCTAGTATTTTGGAGTGGAGACTGTAATCCAAGAACCGATGCACTAGAGTATCTGGCTAAACACAATATTTTAAACATTAACGGCGGAGACACCACTATTAACAATGCAAATCCATGGTTAACCAGAGTAGCCCCGCTTGGTCTTGAGAGAGATGGGTACTATCAAATCTATACAGGTGCAGAAAATGAAAATGTCTTTACAAAAGACTGGATGGGACCGTACTGGGGATTTAAAAAAGTTGTACAAACGTTTGAGTTAACAAACTCTCCAAAAAGGTTAAAACCTATCGACGTCTATTACCACTTTTATTCAGCTTCAAAAAAAGCATCATTGAATGCTGTACGTTATGTTTTTGACTGGGTTATGCAACAAAAAGATATCATGCCTATCTACACTTCACAGTATATTCCAAAAGCGATGGACTTCTGGACAGCTTCTATCGCGTATGAAGAGGGGGTTTGGCTTTATGACGGGATGAGGGACCTTAAAACACTTAGAGTAGAGAAAAAAGATGCCACGGTAGCACTTAATGACTCACAGACTATCTTAGGTGTAAAACATTTTGAGAATCACACCTATATCGCTTTAGATCCTCATATTAAACATAGTTTTAAACTCAATGGTGCAGCTGTAGATAACACTGCGTATCTTATTAGTTCGAACGGGGAAGTTACAGAGTACATAAATAATAAAAACTCGAAACGCTACAAATTCAATGCGAATGTACCTCTTGAGATCAAACTGCATATTCCTAATAACTGTGTAGTAAATGCTATTCCAGAAAGCTCGGTTGAAAAGCTAGAGAACAAAGAGACAATTCTCAAATATAAATCTAACAAAAAGGCAACTATAGATGTACGATGTCAATAA
- a CDS encoding tetratricopeptide repeat protein, which translates to MIRIVLVLLFIFISVVAQANLPVTQQTPLAKKKQLQTPASEEEELRLMVQVFLYKGDVESAFQVAQIGYNQHPNSYYWNEKMATISQWTGRSARSMKHLKKMYQLKYDPKIEKQLIEYGKATFQYESIEPLVRNRVRKNPSEENIDLLITIYKQTGFPEKVITILDKEYKKTKKPLLLTKALELSLELGDLDLAKKYVDILSKERPYSKQNSALIAKYYYILRDINTAYNALTYADNPDIIEDNNDTSELQYFELKSDLGWYLQKNLPAAQASKMLIDADKGRLSDYERVAVVYQDIDPEIAAQAVKEGYMKYQLSYMFFGYANDAINKNKFDELNKLLKTIDEENSPLTQEAMYWIIKSKVYNHYEKYDLEEMALQKALLLSPYDIEIKTALLWHFMDLHDVKNTKLILLEIEEKNNISSSLYFTLASAYFYINNIDRASYYTSLLDFEKNIITQSVDYKFLQAYIYQMQNRDEAFKLRMREVLNLLKEQREKTPSLKKDNDHLTNYLSAAMYVMRADKFEKNFKKAKPYLKPKNYNELAYSWALQKDALEKSHEIYTQTPTPELWMQFSNAIVVQHHTNIENLLDQYLYELSASDASFQAKEDGQIALAQAINYNFFDHNHYNKNNYIQQIELSKLRSDTLDIRLSRYIRDPLEQHYVTLKNSSYIGDSWYVLTGFGYYDNKSSDPDILVDVPKSTYDATLGIKKVTERASIELDLLYNHNMRNYLSVLLNTTYQFSTDFRGALEIAKNKRAEESTQLYLGGKKDLIAPSITYQILDSTSVELRYELSDFYSQDNVHLGNGRYFSANVSQQLRNGYPDLRFGMFYDNGIYSESSGSKGVIDQLQVDQYQVLPSQFYNIGINFSYGYVNKNLYTRVWRPYIEFSPYYSSDIGDYTFGVNGGIGGKVFEQDHMSIGASYTDSVNGIGGKVFQFYIDYQFMYTLSKEF; encoded by the coding sequence ATGATAAGAATAGTTCTAGTATTACTTTTTATTTTTATATCCGTAGTTGCACAAGCGAACCTTCCGGTTACGCAACAAACACCGCTTGCAAAGAAAAAGCAATTACAAACACCGGCTTCGGAGGAGGAAGAACTTCGTTTAATGGTGCAAGTATTTTTATACAAAGGTGATGTGGAGAGTGCATTTCAAGTTGCACAAATCGGCTACAACCAACATCCAAATTCCTACTATTGGAATGAGAAAATGGCTACTATTTCACAATGGACAGGTCGTTCTGCACGCTCTATGAAGCACCTCAAAAAGATGTATCAGCTCAAATACGATCCTAAGATTGAGAAACAACTCATCGAGTATGGAAAAGCAACCTTTCAATATGAAAGTATAGAACCGCTAGTAAGAAACAGGGTAAGAAAAAATCCTAGTGAAGAGAACATCGATCTACTGATCACCATCTATAAACAAACGGGTTTTCCGGAAAAAGTTATAACAATCTTGGATAAAGAGTATAAAAAAACAAAAAAACCTTTATTGCTTACAAAAGCACTTGAACTCTCTTTAGAGTTAGGTGATCTTGATCTAGCAAAAAAATATGTAGATATTCTCAGCAAAGAGAGACCTTATTCAAAACAAAACAGTGCCCTTATAGCAAAATACTACTATATTTTAAGAGATATTAACACTGCTTATAACGCTCTTACATATGCAGACAATCCTGATATTATTGAAGATAATAACGATACTTCGGAACTACAGTATTTTGAACTAAAAAGTGATCTGGGATGGTATCTGCAAAAAAATCTTCCTGCCGCACAAGCATCAAAAATGTTGATTGATGCAGATAAGGGAAGATTGTCCGATTATGAAAGGGTTGCTGTTGTTTATCAGGATATTGATCCAGAAATTGCGGCACAAGCAGTAAAAGAGGGGTATATGAAATATCAACTTTCATATATGTTTTTCGGTTATGCTAATGATGCCATCAACAAAAACAAGTTTGATGAGCTCAACAAACTCTTAAAGACAATCGATGAAGAGAACTCACCCCTTACACAAGAGGCTATGTACTGGATCATAAAATCAAAAGTTTATAACCACTATGAAAAGTACGATCTCGAAGAGATGGCTTTACAAAAAGCACTTTTGTTATCCCCATACGATATAGAGATCAAAACAGCTCTTTTATGGCACTTTATGGATCTGCATGATGTTAAAAATACAAAACTGATCCTTCTGGAGATTGAAGAGAAAAACAATATTTCTTCATCACTTTACTTCACTTTAGCATCTGCATATTTCTATATCAACAATATCGACAGAGCCTCTTACTATACGAGTCTCCTTGATTTTGAAAAGAATATCATTACACAAAGTGTTGACTATAAATTTTTACAAGCATATATCTATCAAATGCAAAATAGAGATGAAGCTTTTAAATTAAGAATGAGAGAGGTCTTGAACCTTTTAAAAGAACAAAGAGAAAAAACTCCTAGCCTTAAAAAAGACAATGATCATCTTACAAACTATCTCAGTGCGGCAATGTATGTTATGCGTGCAGATAAGTTTGAGAAAAACTTCAAAAAAGCAAAACCATATCTCAAACCGAAAAATTATAACGAGTTAGCGTACTCTTGGGCATTGCAAAAAGATGCGCTTGAAAAAAGTCATGAGATTTATACACAAACACCGACTCCGGAACTATGGATGCAGTTCTCAAATGCTATTGTTGTTCAGCACCATACAAATATAGAGAACCTGCTTGATCAATACCTCTATGAGCTCTCTGCCTCAGATGCATCTTTCCAAGCAAAAGAGGATGGGCAGATTGCATTGGCACAAGCAATAAACTATAACTTCTTTGATCATAACCACTATAATAAAAACAACTATATACAACAGATAGAGCTCAGCAAACTTAGAAGTGACACACTTGATATCAGACTTTCCAGATATATCAGAGATCCACTTGAACAGCACTACGTTACACTGAAAAACAGCTCTTATATAGGGGACAGCTGGTATGTTTTAACCGGTTTTGGATATTACGACAACAAATCATCTGATCCGGATATTTTAGTAGATGTTCCAAAAAGTACTTATGATGCTACACTCGGCATTAAAAAGGTAACTGAGAGAGCTTCTATTGAACTTGATCTTCTCTATAACCATAATATGAGGAACTATCTCTCAGTTCTTTTAAATACAACTTATCAATTCAGTACTGACTTTAGAGGTGCATTAGAGATAGCAAAAAACAAAAGGGCTGAGGAGAGTACACAGCTTTATCTCGGCGGTAAAAAAGATCTTATTGCTCCGTCAATAACATACCAGATCCTCGATTCTACTTCTGTTGAACTGAGATATGAATTGAGTGATTTTTACTCCCAAGATAATGTACATCTTGGAAACGGAAGATATTTTAGTGCAAATGTTTCACAACAATTGAGAAACGGTTATCCGGATCTTCGCTTTGGAATGTTTTACGATAATGGAATCTATAGTGAAAGTTCAGGTTCCAAAGGTGTTATCGATCAACTCCAAGTAGATCAATATCAAGTTTTACCGAGCCAGTTTTATAACATAGGAATTAATTTCTCATATGGTTATGTGAATAAAAACCTCTACACTAGAGTTTGGAGACCTTACATTGAATTTTCCCCTTATTATAGCTCTGATATCGGTGATTATACATTTGGTGTCAATGGCGGTATCGGCGGAAAAGTATTTGAACAAGATCATATGAGTATCGGTGCTTCATATACCGACTCTGTCAACGGTATAGGTGGAAAAGTATTTCAGTTCTATATAGATTATCAATTTATGTACACACTCTCAAAGGAGTTCTAG
- the pelF gene encoding GT4 family glycosyltransferase PelF, whose protein sequence is MPHNIKFPKSDNVDIMLFSEGTYPYIKGGVSSWLLQLMKGLPQFTFGVCFIGAQDTIDGKKMKISYEFPPNLKHLEVHYLFDNEDTPPPKKIEGNETGFEAIRELYSSFKSDKVQMPKMLQDISFYTKDVTFEDFLFSKKAWQFIDETYSKNCPDVPFVDYFWTLRNIHKPIWILADIVEKLPKAKIFHSPSTGYAGFLGALSSYQTNRPFLLTEHGIYTRERKIDMFSADWIEFKKPSLLQQPEEYNYIKRMWVNFFDKIGIFCYDRSNYTLSLFSGAQKIQISYGANENKTRVIPNGVDVEGLGETMKERLETPRPIITLIGRVVPIKDIKTFIRAIKIASMTIPNIEGWIVGPVEEDQEYFDECQQMAISLGLKHRKQKFQNNKSEMSLEDIVAHRDKIKFFGHSNIKDILPKSAIQTLSSISEGMPLVILEGFAAGVPCVATDVGSCRDLIEGGIDEEDKAIGFAGAIAGIANPDELASQYIKFLNFENGLWKRAHEAGLKRVRKYYSQASFLQQYEDLYNEAKDLTWDELAEIVFPYYMPKPPPYPRVMLKRFTITKFLTNLPQRGL, encoded by the coding sequence ATGCCACATAATATTAAATTTCCAAAAAGTGATAATGTTGATATCATGCTTTTTTCCGAGGGAACTTATCCATACATAAAAGGTGGCGTTTCTAGTTGGCTATTGCAACTTATGAAAGGTTTACCGCAATTTACTTTCGGTGTTTGTTTTATAGGTGCTCAAGATACCATAGACGGCAAAAAGATGAAAATCAGCTATGAATTCCCACCGAATCTAAAACATCTTGAGGTACACTACCTTTTTGACAACGAAGATACACCTCCTCCAAAAAAAATTGAAGGGAATGAAACAGGTTTTGAAGCTATTCGTGAACTTTATTCAAGTTTTAAAAGTGATAAGGTTCAAATGCCCAAAATGCTGCAAGACATCTCTTTTTATACAAAAGATGTAACATTTGAAGACTTTTTATTTTCAAAAAAAGCTTGGCAGTTTATAGATGAAACATATAGTAAAAACTGCCCGGATGTCCCGTTTGTAGACTATTTTTGGACATTAAGAAATATCCATAAACCTATATGGATACTTGCTGATATTGTCGAAAAATTGCCTAAAGCGAAAATATTTCATTCACCTTCTACAGGGTATGCCGGATTTTTAGGAGCACTCTCCTCTTACCAAACAAACAGACCGTTTTTATTAACGGAACACGGGATCTATACAAGAGAAAGAAAAATCGACATGTTCTCGGCTGATTGGATTGAGTTTAAAAAGCCTAGTTTATTACAACAACCCGAAGAGTATAACTACATCAAACGTATGTGGGTAAACTTTTTCGATAAGATTGGGATCTTTTGTTATGACCGTTCAAACTATACCCTCTCACTTTTTTCAGGTGCGCAAAAAATTCAAATAAGCTACGGTGCAAATGAAAATAAAACTCGGGTTATCCCTAACGGTGTTGACGTTGAAGGTCTCGGAGAAACAATGAAAGAGCGTCTTGAGACTCCAAGACCTATCATCACGCTTATTGGGAGAGTCGTACCTATTAAAGATATTAAAACCTTTATTCGTGCTATTAAAATAGCATCTATGACTATTCCAAATATCGAAGGGTGGATCGTCGGTCCCGTTGAAGAGGATCAGGAGTATTTTGATGAGTGTCAACAGATGGCGATATCTCTTGGTTTAAAACACAGAAAACAAAAATTTCAGAACAATAAAAGTGAAATGTCTCTTGAAGATATTGTTGCACACAGAGATAAAATAAAGTTCTTTGGACATAGTAACATTAAAGATATTTTACCAAAGTCGGCAATCCAGACACTCTCTTCTATCAGTGAGGGGATGCCTTTAGTTATCTTAGAGGGTTTTGCTGCGGGCGTACCTTGTGTTGCAACAGATGTGGGAAGTTGCCGCGACCTAATAGAAGGTGGTATAGATGAAGAGGATAAAGCGATAGGTTTTGCAGGTGCAATTGCCGGTATCGCAAATCCGGATGAACTTGCATCTCAATATATCAAGTTTTTAAACTTTGAAAACGGCTTATGGAAAAGAGCTCACGAGGCTGGTTTAAAACGTGTAAGAAAATACTACTCTCAAGCATCTTTTTTACAACAATATGAAGATTTATACAACGAAGCAAAAGATCTTACCTGGGATGAATTGGCAGAGATAGTTTTCCCTTACTATATGCCAAAACCTCCACCATATCCTAGAGTGATGTTAAAAAGATTTACAATTACAAAATTCTTAACAAATCTACCACAGAGGGGTCTATAA